The segment CAGAACAACATTGCAAGGTTTCTAATGTGGGGTAACAAATTTTTTCTGCTACTGAAAACTGCAAGAGTGAGAATTTCTCAAGAGAATTTCTATTTAAGTCTATATAGTGATTTCCCAGCAGCCTTTAAATTCAGCCATTCATCATAATATACACCCCACAATAACTTCAAGAATTTCTAGacaatttcaaaattttcaaaatatcccTTGTAATTCACCCTACATGTTTTCTACTCTAGGGAACTTTCACTATGAAAGAAGGATGAAAATAGTTTTGATAACTTAGAGAACATAATTAAATATGACAGTTAACATGACAAGTACAAGCCAGTTCTGGTCTACTATGTACAGTCATATGTCACTGCAAAAAAATGACTCTTCAGTTTTCAATAGAACCACATTAGAGGAATATTCTTGTAACATGAGGCCACTCAATTTTCATTCAACAAAGAACCAATTTTTCGTTCCTTTTAGAAAGGTTCACAATGGAAATTCAGTCTATTAAAATCTGTATGAGCCAGGACTTAAATAACACAAGTCCAGCCAAAGACATGTCAGGTAGTGCAGATACCACCTTATATCCACTGCTTGGTTTATGCTATCAGAATTATGAAACAGAAACACCAAATTCAGTAATGAACAAATTTTAAAGGGTACCAATTATTAAAACTGACTTGCCATTCTACATTCTACCAATTTATTTAGAATAGAACTACAGAAAATAACTTATGATTAGAAGAGTGTGTatggaaaaaatagaaatgaggAATTTGCCCATTTACTTATGTATGGATCAGCAAAAAGATTCTGTGGAACATTTGGCTAAATTGCTACTTTGAGTGAATTCTGTGCAAGAAATTGTTTCAAATTGATCAGTTAAAGTTTTAATATATGTTTACCAGATGTCAACTATTGCTCTTCCcgtaacaaaaccaaacacaaagcCCAACAATGTCACATAGAGAAACCAGAAGAATTTTAGGTTATGTGGCAACAGACTGTTCATGGAGAGTAATTATACCAGGAATAGAGATACAgctgttgggtttgttttgttttgcttttccccacAAGGAATAAGAATGATCAGAAGTtgtgagaaaaataaagtcattTAGCTTAAGCATTTAGAAAGCTAAAACCATATCTGAGGGAGGGGCAATGATTTACAGtctattaaaaatgcagaaatgccACTATTTGGCACACAGAGATTGCAATTTctcttacagaaataaaagtccTTGAGACTTGCAATTTACATCCAAGACACAAATGTTCACCATCATTCTTTGAAGAATGTTCATTTAAAGAGGTTGTTAAAAGCTACAGCTTGAGATAAAGCTGCATTAATGCACTCTGGATTTAATTGATAGATACCTTCCACAGTTTGAAAAAAACTTCATTAGGTGcaagcatttcattttaattgcaCAGTATATGTGCAAATTCCAAGTTTATTTTGTGTGTCCGTCTAATGTCTTCCACAGTAGCTGGAGGgtctgtgttttggatttgtgctggaagtGGCATTGGTAACTCAGGGATGTTTCAGTCATTGCTGAGCAGTGatcacacagagccaaggccttttctgctccacaccccagcagccaggggaatGGGGGAGCACAAGAAACTGGAAggggacacaggcaggacagctgaccccagctgatCCAAGGGACATTCCATTCCATATGGCATCATGACCAGCATGTGaggctggggaaaggagaagaaaggaggggGACACACATCCAGAGTGACAGCATTTGTCTTCTCGAGTCACCATTCcatgtgatggagccctgcactggctgagcacctgcctgcccatggggaTTGCTGAATGAATCCCTTGTTTGGCTTTGTTCTCCTTACTGAACTGTCTTGGTCTCAACCCACAAGTTCTCACTTCTActctcccccatcccagtgTGAGGGGAGGGAGCTGCGTGGGGCTGAGTTCCCAGCTGGGGTTAAAAcacaacactgaaaacaaagtaAAGGCAACTGACATTCCCACATGGCATCTGGCAATACTGTAAACCAACAGCACAGTCAGCACAAAGGCAAGACTGAGTTGCAAGACCAGCTCTAGATTCCCTTTTGCCAAAACAATTTataaatcttttatttcagttttgccaGTACAGGTATAAACCGTTTTTTCAGGTAGGCGTAAGATCTTAAGAAAAATACAACCACCttactgaaaaacaacttcctTATCATGAAACAATTTCTTATTTCAGCAGTCAAGTCCCATTGTACTTCCCTCAACTCCAAGAACAAGGATTTGTGGCATTGTTGTTTTTGGTGTTTAAGCAGAGAACGTAACACCTCTCCACTGGCAGATTGTGTCAGACACGGCGTGGCTGCACACCAgggctcacagcacagccacaggagcaccacagcagcagctcaggaattGTCATCCACACTGCCAGGACACTGCCACAGCACCTCCAAAGAGGAAATCTGGAGGCTGACAGGGATCAGTGTAGGAGCTCTATGAAAAAGGAGGTATCACACCTGTCACTTCTATTAACAGTAAGTTTATGTTCCAACTTGCTAGTGAAGATAAAAATGAACCAAGTTACTTGATAAAGTTGAATAACATCCactatttaaaatgttaaaaacattttttaaatgtttttaatacaaACCCCTGAACAATAACATCATGCTATGGGTTAAAGCCCCACCTGAAAAAGTGCCACAGCAGAAGCTGTAAATCACTTATGATGGTGCAGTTCACGAGCAACACCAGGAATAATCCATACTCCTCACAGGCTTCAAGCTAAAATCCCAGTCTCTGATGAAAAGCCTCACAATCCACAAATTGCTGGCTCTTGTAGACAACTACAGTGAATTTTCTATTATAAATGAAAGACCAAGCTTTGAATTTCTACTAAATTGCCTATTTACATTTGTCTGTAACACAATTAAGCAACACAGAACTTGCATGCACTGTACACCAAGAGTTTAGACATCATCTCCGCTGTTATGAATAACAATGCTCAGTCACTGTAGTGTTCCATGAAAGGCTCGAGGCAAAAACAAGCAGTGTTTTCCCTTGTGCCCTCTGGGTGACAGACAGCACGAGTTAAATGCATCAATTTATTGATTGCTTTACTTTAAAATCTGACTCTTCATACAACTTCatgaagttttcttttcttggaagcagctcatttttaaaacaagccTTCAAGTTTCATTCCAACAGCACTACTTGCCCTCATCAATACTGCAGATACTACACCATAAAATGTCTTACAAATGTTATGTACAAACACAAACCTTCTCAGCAGTCAATTATCAATTCTAGAAAGTAACCACCTCTCAGAGTGTCTGGCAGGGTGCTGttgcaagagctgcagaacacAGAATTACCCATCCCATAAATGTTTCTCAGATGGAGACTAAACCTGGAGTACTATGGAATGGGAAGAGATCATACAGATTCATGTACTTTACATATTTCATTCCTAATTCAGGGAAGGTCTTCAAACCTCGAGTACCCAGCACCAAAGTTAATTAACACTCTACTGGAGAAACCATTAGGAGTCTTTAGGTCCACAGAGCTAACCTGAACCTCCCCAGAAATATTGTCCAAAATATGCCAAAAGATCAACATTTACAAGACTCTATGAAACACTTTTGATCTGTTAAAAGGCAAGACTTGCTTTACTTCTCTCTGAATTGCTAAAGGCTGCCTCACTTCCCACAAATTTGACCTGCTCTTCTCTCAGCTGCACCCTTGTTAAGATAAATGTTGAAAAGAGTGCCCAAGTCCACCcaagattttcttctcttcaacAGATTTGCTTGACAGTCTCAGGACTCATCTACAGTTCATCAAGAAGCTGAGAGGAATCAAGGCTCCTGATCAACCCACTGCCCACCATCCATGATCCAGCCCATTACAGTAAATGCCACAAGTGTGCCATACCCTTTGCCTGCAAAGGATTATGAAGCAACACAGCTGTTCTATGGCCATTGAGGTCTACACTCAGCACGCTGGAACCAAAAAGTTGTATGAAATGCAGCCAATACAAATCACTTCTCAAAGAATTTCTAAACATGCTCAGCAGAGCAAAGAAGTTCTGATTTTCTTATTTAAGTGGAGTTTCCTCACTTGCTGTGCTCAGGAGGAACTTCACAGCAAAATGGGAGACTTACTGTACCACTCAAATCTACTGAGAAGCAAACTGGAAACACacttagaaaacaaaactaaagagCTGTACATGGAGAGACTGAAGGGCAGAAGGCGTACTactgaaaaacatatttataatTAAGTTCATAAACTGATTTTCTAGAAATTAGTTAGCAGGCAAACTTTCTGGAGGGTaaagcctgcagcactgctttttGAGCATTTCTTGGCCTCTCACTAGAGAAACAGCAGATGTTAATAGTAATCATGAGGTAATGTTGTCAAAACATATttgcaaatattattttaatcatACATTGGATAAAGGCAAGGAGAGTTCAGTAGTTAGACAAAACAGTTCTGATTCCAAACATACATGCTAAGGGCACACTTGGGAGTTCCCTTGATAGtgttaaaaaccaaaatgcaaagCTCCTCATCTAAACAGATATGGAATAGAAACAACAGAGTGGGGCCACAGAATAGAAGTTTCCTAAGCATTTTTCacctaaaattttatttaacacaTTAAAGCACAAATTTCAGGTGTGTGCACATAACCAGTCCCCCTAATTTAAGACTACAGAACATGTAATCGCTGAAAAAACCCACTGCCCATTTATCTGCCGGTCTATTTTCAGGCTACAAATACCTCTCTCTAATTTCTACCAGCGCTAACTATATTTAGTGCACATGAAGAACATGACATAGCACATGAGTCAGTTTCTGACAAGGAAAGCACAACAGCATCGCAGCACAGTCTCTACGCACTCCCTCCTAAACCAGACCCTAAGAAATGAATCACGGGCACGCACTGCTGCCCGGGAATGTGTGAATTGCGGAACACGCTGACACCGAACTGTGCCAAAGGCacaaggcagcagagagcaTCAGCCTCCAGCACTGACCGGGACGCTCCTGGGGGACCGCGGCTGCCGCTCGGTACGCGGCGGCACAGCGGGATGGGGATGGAGTTAAAACCCTGAGGAGGACGGCAAATGGGGAAAAGAGGCACTCTttgagggaagaaggaaggaggcaaGGACCGGGGACCCTCTGCTCAGCTCGCCCTGCCGGCAGCTCCGCAGGAGAGTcagtcccagcacagagccagaggCAGCCCCCGCGTTCCGGCggggtttggggctggctgCCCGGGAGCCCTCGGCCCCGCTCGCAGACACGGGGGGGCAGGAAGGGCCATCGCGGCGAGGGTCCCGCCGGGACGGGCAACGCCGGGAGCGCCGGCGGGGTCCCGCCCGGGCACTGCCGGCCGCGCTTACCTGCAGCACCAGCGGCTCGGGGTTGAAGGCGAGGGTGATGAGCAGCTGCATGCGCTCCGAGTCCTTCAGGTTGCGCAGCAGGAAGCTGCCCGAGTCCTTGGTCTCGGCGTAGCGGCGCACCAGGCGGTCGAGCAGCCGCTGCGAGGGGCAGTGCACCAGGTCGGACCAGCCCTCCACGGCGCCGGGGGTGAGCAGCCGCACGTCGCCGTTCAGGCTGGCGAACTCGGTGGCGGGCAGCGCCTGCAGCAGGTCGCAGCGGCCCCTGCCGGTGGCGCGGCGGCAGATCTTGGTATCGATGTCGGCGAGCTCCTGCGCCGAGCCCAGGCGCTTCAGCACGACGCGGCGGGAGCCCTCGCGGGGCTCCCCGTACCGCGCGAAGTACACGTTCTTCACGTTGAAGAAGTCCAGCAGGCGCAGGCggccccagctctccagccgCAGCTGCCCGTTGAGGAACTTGCGGCACCAGCTGGTGCCCCAGCAGGCCGGGCACTTATTGAGCTGCAGAAAGCGCCGCTCCGACAGCTCGTTGCGCTGCAGCGAGGCCAGCAGCGAGTGCGTGTTCAGCACCAGCGCCGCCgccaggctgcccagcaccGCCAGCTTCACGTAGCGGTACAGCCGCCCCAACTTCAGCGACACCAGCCGCAGCATCGTCCCGGGCCGCGCCGGGCCCCCCGCCCTCCGCCGAGCTCGCTGCCCGCCCCGGCCGCGCGGCGGCTCCGGCTCCAATAAACTCCCCGCCTCGCCGCTCGCCCGATAAAAGGCGGCCAAGTTACTGAGGGGCcggcggggagggggagggcaggggagggggggcgGCGCCTGCAGCGCGCGGGCCCGGGCGGACCCGCCCCCGGGGAGGGGCTcgggctccgccgccgccgccgctcccgccgccgccgagccccccccgccccgggggGCTCctcccccgcccgccgccggaCACGCCCCCGGGGGCGGGGCCTAGCGCCAGCGCCGGCGGCCGCCAGCGGTTGGCTGCGCGTGACGCGCTGCGGTCGCGTGCGGCCacgccccctccccgccccatctcgggggcggggccgccacgcgcgcgcggggcggggcgcggcgccCTTCCCGCCCCTCAGCCCCCGGCCCTGCCGGACTCTCGAGCCGCCGGGGGAAGGGGCGCGGGGGTGGCGCTGGCTGCCGCCATGTTGTCTGTGCCGTTTGTGTGTCCGTGTCTGTCCGCCGTGTccgcccccgcccccgccccgtCCGGGGCAGGGCGCTCTCCCGGTGTCCGCCGAAAGCGCCCTGCCCGAAGCCGGCCCGGGACGGCCGCGCTGCCCAGCAGTGTCCTCCACCCTCCGTGTCCCTGCCCGCCCCTCGCGCCCGTCGCCCGCCCTCAGGGGTCCCGCCGCGTCCCCGCTTGGCTCGGCGGTGCCGCGGGACGGGATCTCCTCCCCAGAGCTCGCAAGGGGCAGTTCGTGCGTCTCGTTTGATCGCTGGAACGCTACACCTGATCCTCTGAAATGTGTTCAGCCCATCCCCACTCCGGAGGGAGGAACCAGTGCTGAGGTCCAGTCCCCGAGTGAGGAATGTTCTGTGTGTGAGGCTGCCCCCACAGCGTCCCTGGGAGTGCTGTCACCCGCAGTGCCTCAGGCTAAGAGCCGTTCTGTAAAACTAACACACAACAGAGTCACAGAGATTAAGAAAAAGTCTTAATCTCGTCTGAAACTCTGCTCTCACAAGTTAAAAGACAACCTTCATACTGTGAAAAGTAACTCACTTTATTACCTGTTCAGTCCCAAAGTGTAGTAGGGACACGGCTGTTGCGAAAGAAGTGTAGCAGACTGCATAATTTCCAGTTATTTTGTATGCACTATACAAAACTTTGGGTGCTTAGTATCTAGAATATTGGACATACATTTGTCTTCTCACATTGGCATGTACTGATATCTCTATGTCCTGTGTTTTGATACTTCTATGTCTAGTCTAAAGTATTACTCTTACTGAGATTTTGTCACCGACTAAATCTTTTTCAATATGTTTTGTTAAATGCTTCTGGTAGAGTCAAAACATTCCATCAGCAAATTCC is part of the Serinus canaria isolate serCan28SL12 chromosome 9, serCan2020, whole genome shotgun sequence genome and harbors:
- the DIPK2A gene encoding divergent protein kinase domain 2A, which encodes MLRLVSLKLGRLYRYVKLAVLGSLAAALVLNTHSLLASLQRNELSERRFLQLNKCPACWGTSWCRKFLNGQLRLESWGRLRLLDFFNVKNVYFARYGEPREGSRRVVLKRLGSAQELADIDTKICRRATGRGRCDLLQALPATEFASLNGDVRLLTPGAVEGWSDLVHCPSQRLLDRLVRRYAETKDSGSFLLRNLKDSERMQLLITLAFNPEPLVLQSFPSDEGWPFAKYLGACGRMVAVNYVGEELWSYFNAPWEKRVDLAWQLMEIAEQLTNNDFEFALYLLDVSFDNFAVGPRDGKVIIVDAENVLVADKRLIRQNKPENWDVWYESKFDDCDKEACLSFSKEILCARVTVDHNYYAICQNLLSRHATWRGTSGGLLHHPPAEIAKEGRLEALLDECANPKKRYGRFQAAKELREYLAQLSNNVR